The following are encoded in a window of Castanea sativa cultivar Marrone di Chiusa Pesio chromosome 5, ASM4071231v1 genomic DNA:
- the LOC142633238 gene encoding protein FAR1-RELATED SEQUENCE 6-like, which produces MEEASLSSEQVPDSECNEIQKEEDGVMTELDYQNGLSEGRKEFVAPAVGMEFESYDDAYNYYNCYAKEAGFRVRVKNSWFKRNSREKYGAVLCCSSQGFKRIKDVNRLRKETRTGCPAMIRMRLVDSKRWRILEVTLEHNHLLGTKVYKSIKKMGSGTKRKSDSNSDAEVQTVKLYRALVIDAGGNGGSNSNAREVGNFTDHPNQLSLKKGDTQAIYNYLCRMQLANPNFFYLMDLNNEGRLRNVFWVDARSRAACCYFSDVIYFDNTYLSNKYEIPLVALVGINHHGQSVLLGCGLLAGETTESYIWLFKAWLTCMSGRPPQTIITDRCKALQSAIAEMFPRSLHRFGLSHIMKRVPEKLGGLRNYDAIRKAMIKAVYEALKVIEFETAWVFMVQRFGVGDHEWLRSLYEDRVRWAPVYLKDTFFAGMSAARSGDILNPFFDRYVHKQTPLKEFLDKYELALHKKHKEEVHADIESRSSSPLLKTRCSFELQLSKVYTREIFKKFQYEVEEMYSCFSTTQLHIDGPIVIFLVKERVLGEGNRREIRDYEVLYNRTAGEVRCICSCFNFYGYLCRHALCVLNFNGVEEVPPKYILSRWKKDYKRLYIPDVGSGSVDATDRVQWFNQLYRSALQVVEEGVISLDHYNVALQAFEESLNRVHDVDGRQALLAFEESLNRVHDVESRQE; this is translated from the coding sequence ATGGAAGAAGCCTCCCTTAGCAGTGAGCAGGTGCCTGATAGTGAGTGCAATGAgattcaaaaagaagaagatggtgtAATGACAGAATTAGATTATCAAAATGGTCTCTCTGAAGGAAGGAAGGAGTTTGTTGCACCTGCTGTTGGAATGGAGTTTGAGTCGTATGATGATGCTTACAATTACTATAATTGCTATGCTAAGGAAGCTGGGTTTCGCGTTAGAGTGAAGAATTCATGGTTCAAGCGTAATAGCAGAGAGAAGTATGGTGCAGTACTTTGTTGCAGCAGCCAGGGTtttaaaagaattaaagatGTAAATCGTTTAAGAAAGGAAACAAGAACCGGTTGCCCTGCAATGATAAGAATGAGGTTAGTTGACTCCAAAAGGTGGAGGATACTTGAAGTTACACTTGAACACAACCATTTATTAGGTACCAAGGTCTACAAATCAATTAAGAAGATGGGCAGTGGAACTAAAAGGAAGTCAGATTCAAATTCCGATGCAGAAGTACAAACAGTCAAGTTGTACAGAGCACTTGTGATAGATGCAGGAGGCAATGGGGGCTCAAATTCAAATGCAAGAGAAGTCGGGAATTTCACTGATCATCCCAATCAGCTGAGCCTAAAAAAGGGTGACACACAAGCCATTTATAATTATCTCTGCCGTATGCAATTGGCTAATCCGAACTTCTTTTACTTGATGGATCTCAACAACGAAGGGCGTTTGAGGAATGTGTTTTGGGTTGATGCTAGATCTAGGGCTGCATGTTGTTACTTTAGTGATGTTATTTATTTTGACAACACATATTTGTCAAACAAATATGAGATCCCTCTTGTAGCACTTGTTGGAATAAATCACCATGGCCAATCAGTATTGCTTGGGTGTGGCCTGCTTGCAGGTGAGACAACAGAATCTTATATTTGGCTGTTCAAAGCTTGGCTTACATGCATGTCAGGACGTCCTCCACAAACTATTATTACTGATAGGTGTAAGGCTTTGCAGAGTGCAATTGCAGAGATGTTTCCAAGATCTCTCCATCGTTTTGGTTTGTCACACATTATGAAAAGAGTTCCAGAAAAATTGGGAGGGTTACGCAACTATGATGCAATCAGGAAAGCAATGATTAAAGCAGTTTATGAAGCTTTGAAGGTGATCGAATTTGAAACTGCATGGGTATTTATGGTCCAGCGATTTGGAGTTGGTGATCATGAGTGGCTTCGATCTTTGTATGAAGATCGAGTTAGGTGGGCACCAGTTTATCTGAAAGACACTTTTTTTGCTGGAATGTCTGCTGCACGTTCAGGTGACATACTGAAtcctttttttgatagatatgTGCATAAACAAACTCCTTTGAAAGAGTTTCTTGATAAGTATGAATTGGCTCTACATAAGAAGCACAAGGAAGAAGTTCATGCAGATATTGAGTCAAGAAGCTCAAGCCCCTTACTGAAAACAAGATGTTCTTTTGAGTTGCAGCTCTCCAAAGTGTACACAAGAGAAATATTTAAGAAGTTCCAATACGAAGTGGAAGAGATGTATTCTTGTTTTAGCACAACACAGTTGCACATTGATGGGCCAATCGTAATATTCTTGGTCAAGGAGCGTGTTTTGGGTGAGGGAAATAGGAGGGAGATTAGGGATTATGAAGTTCTATACAACAGAACAGCAGGCGAGGTTCGTTGTATTTGCAGTTGCTTTAACTTCTATGGGTACCTATGCCGGCACGCATTGTGTGTGCTTAATTTTAATGGGGTGGAGGAGGTCCCTCCTAAATACATTCTGTCACGCTGGAAAAAGGATTACAAGCGCTTGTACATTCCTGATGTTGGCTCTGGTAGTGTAGATGCTACTGACCGTGTGCAGTGGTTTAATCAATTATACCGAAGTGCCTTGCAAGTTGTTGAGGAGGGGGTGATTTCTCTGGACCATTACAATGTGGCATTGCAAGCTTTTGAGGAATCATTGAATAGGGTTCATGATGTAGATGGCAGGCAGGCATTGCTAGCTTTTGAGGAGTCATTGAATAGGGTTCATGATGTAGAAAGCAGACaggaataa